One window of the Acidobacteriota bacterium genome contains the following:
- a CDS encoding SRPBCC family protein — MGCFETRVRIAAPRPRVFDLARSVELHLESTSKTRERAVGGVVSGLLGAGEEVTWSARHFGIRQRLTSRITRFDPPRYFRDEMVAGAFSHFHHDHHFEALKFGTMMRDVLDFEAPLGWLGKAVDRLVLIAYLRRFIESRGEVIRRIAESDAWQEFLPEHEGGSQKSAARIQPSS; from the coding sequence ATGGGTTGCTTCGAGACTCGAGTCAGGATCGCAGCGCCGCGGCCGCGGGTATTCGACCTCGCGCGGTCCGTCGAACTCCATCTGGAGAGCACGAGCAAGACGCGCGAGCGGGCCGTAGGAGGAGTTGTCTCCGGCCTGCTGGGAGCTGGTGAAGAAGTCACCTGGAGCGCGCGCCACTTCGGGATTCGCCAACGACTGACCAGCCGCATTACCCGCTTCGATCCACCTCGCTACTTCCGTGACGAGATGGTCGCCGGCGCCTTCTCGCACTTCCATCACGACCATCACTTCGAGGCGCTCAAGTTCGGCACGATGATGCGCGATGTGCTCGATTTCGAGGCACCCTTGGGCTGGTTGGGCAAGGCGGTCGACCGGCTGGTGTTGATTGCCTACTTGAGACGGTTTATCGAAAGTCGCGGCGAGGTGATCCGCCGCATCGCGGAATCCGATGCCTGGCAGGAATTCTTGCCGGAACACGAGGGGGGCAGCCAAAAAAGCGCTGCGCGCATTCAGCCGTCTTCCTAG